DNA from Prunus persica cultivar Lovell chromosome G6, Prunus_persica_NCBIv2, whole genome shotgun sequence:
gtcgttgctgctcgtcGTTGTTGCTGCTCGTCGTTTTTGCTCGTAGTCGTTGCTGCtcgtcgttgctgctcgtcgtcgttgttggtggtggtcaGTGTGGAACTATCGGCTGAGTTGCTGTAGTTGAAGATGAAAGGTCGCGCGAAAGGGTTTTTGGAACTGATTCAATTTGAGTAGTGTCgttttttgttctgttttgagTCTTGTTATGTCGTTTTGACTGTAAGTTTTGAGTGGGTAAAAACTAAATATCTATATTTGACAATAAATCACAATGGCACATGTAGTAATTTTAGTGCTCTTCAATGTTATTTTAGTAAAAGTAGGTGTTACTTTATTGTCTTTGGtcttatattaattaagtaaaattgtaTATCTATCTTTCAAATTAGTAAAGTATTTTATGTGTGAAAACTAAAGCtccctaaaaaaaaacaccaactTTAATGCGCTAAAAGATCATTGATCCCACCACATGTAATCTAACTCCAATTCTTTATAAAATCTGAATTGTATTAATTATATTGATCAAGTCTTGtgtcaagaaagaaaatattgtatcGATCAAATTTTTAAAGTAAGTTAGAATATAATTTATTGTTAAACTAGAACAAACTCGAGTATGAAGAGACTATGCTACACACGACTCGATATGATCAATTATGATTAGTTAGATTAATTTACACTTTGatataaattttgatttgattaattgatGTCTATTTTAGTTAAATGAATGGATATTGATTTTGGTTAGTATGAGAGTCTGGCATGCCGCAACCCAGGGATTTGGATTAAGAAGTCATTCACACCTAAATTATAGAATTTAaggaaaattataattaaaatgtgaagaacactaaaacaaataaataaacatctCCCAAATAGAATTTCCAGCGGAAGTATTCGGAATATTAGGGCCCGTTTGGTAACATTTTTGGAGAATATTTTCTGAGAAAATGTtatgagaatgaaaacaagaaaacgaaTTTGCATGTTCAGGATTTGAAAATGCGTTTAGTAGATTAATTGGAAAACAGTTTCAGAAAATAAGAATAGTGAAAACGTGTCTAGTAGGACAGtttgagaataataatatgtgagttatttttcaagtatattttttgctaatttctgtcctaatttttttttttaaattctaatattttaaaggctaaaattattacaaacaatgaaaaaagtATACTTTCAGAATAAAatgtataataaaaataaaaataataaaaaattctaattttagaaaaacctagataataaaataatattatctttagtttaaaataaatataaaattgaatAATATATGATGGTTGTTGCGGGCTGGGGTTCTGGGTTTGTGGGGTTGTGGTTGCGGGCTGTGGAGGAGGATGGTTGTGGGATGAGTTTAGAGGTTGGAGCTTACAGGTAGTGGTCATANNNNNNNNNNNNNNNNNNNNNNNNNNNNNNNNNNNNNNNNNNNNNNNNNNNNNNNNNNNNNNNNNNNNNNNNNNNNNNNNNNNNNNNNNNNNNNNNNNNNTAGAGAGATCTGATGGAGACCCTAGCGGCGGAACcacattgtaacaaatttaaaagactGGGGTATGtgattgttaaaattgaaaagataTGGACTAACATGCCTTAAGGGTGTAATCATAGGGTACTAACTTGTAATTAACCCTAATAATAATAGTGCATGAATGCTCTTCAACTACTCCCGTTAATTCATATCACTAGACAAGCAGACCTACACGTCCCTGTAGGGGTCTTTTTGTTCCAGCAGCCTGACGAATGAGCTTGGGCTGCCGTAAGGAGCAAATTGGTGAAATTACCCCATGTGcctgagttcaagaatcagACCCTAAGAGTGCTTCGAAAGGGTAGTGAAGCCTTAGGAAGCACCCTGGTTATCCTCACCAGCAAAAATAACAATTGCTTACAGGTAGAatcttagcttggcatgagaagcttgtggcatgggagcaaaaccatcatgagtttagcataaaTAGAGAGAGGGCTGTGAATTCCTATGAGAAACAAGGGTTTTAAGACAAGGGGGAATGGATTCTAAGAGGGTTTGTTGAAGAGGGAAAGAGATGGGGGTATGATGGGTGTGTTGAGTAGTTTTTGGCAGCTTGACGAAAAATCTGTCAAGCTCTGGAGTGTTTTAACATAAGAGAAAAGGGGAGGAGATGGATGAATAGAGCTCGAAATTGCAGAGGTTTCAGGAAGGAGAGATAAAGCTTGCTCCCCAGATGTGTGTTGCTTAGGATAAAGAAGAAGGAGATAGAAGGTGAGGCACTTGGGCTTGATGTTAGCAGTTAGAGAATAAGCTTGCTCGACTGCTCTGGTTGAGTTTAAAGGGTATGAGGTACCTCCTTTTATAGCCGTTGGAAGCTACTccttcccaagaaaccctaatgggttCTCTCCAATTTTGCCAGGTCTCCCATTCCTTTCTCCTCTCATCCCTTGACTTATCCTATTTGGTGAAATTCTCTCTGCCCAATCGTACAAAAACAGGATTAGGGGAGCTCTAGACTTTTCCCATTTTTAgccatctttcttccttcatttCTTCCCTCTTCCATGGTTAGATCTGATGGGGGGAAAAGAAGTGGGTATGTACACTGGTTTGAAGGGTGCCTTGGCTCCTAGCAACCTACACGCGCTAATATCCCTTGGTTCTTTGTGTGTTCCACCTTGGTGTTCGTTCTTAGCCCATGTGCTGAAGCCTCCCAGCAGCTCACTAACATAACACTCTGGCTTTCATCGTGGTTCACGTTTCCAGCTAAGTGATGGAGACtatagatatttttcttgGCTTGCTTGGGCTTTGCTAAAGTGATTGGCTAGCCTACCAAGGGAATTGGCTTAAATGATGggctattttatttatggtgatgggctaatttttcttaaagtaTTGGgctatttctctcttttatgcTTACCTacatatttgggctcaagaaatgggtttgagttttggggctcccaagcagcccaaaacttccatttctcggcttatcaatgggcctcatgaaagCTCGTTACcgtccataccacaacccactcaagcaagccccggacATTTgggtggcttgggcccacttaagcttgtagcgtggttAGGTgtgaaataataatttcttgtttggcatggcatgtcaATCAACGTGCTTTAATTTTATCATCCTTGAAAAGGGACATGATGCTTGACGGGGTAATTAGCATGGGCTCGTAGAGTTAGTGTATTTTATAAGCTTATCTCAATTCTTAGCATGATagattatttatttggcatgacACGTGGATTGCGGCTCGTGCAAGCGTGCATGACGAATTTCGCGTGCTCCGAACCGGATTTTTTCTTAATACAGTATTACGTTGGGCCgagaatttatttgggcccaaCCCTGGATTTTTGAGCCTCAACAGTCCCATACCATGCTTATATCACTTGGTCCCGAATGCCCATATATATGAACTAACATTCATCTTAATCATCtcataattttccttttgttagTCATGTTGTCTAACTCCCTGTCGCCAGTCTTGCATCACCCAATAAAAATCATGTGCACTGTGGGATCCCTGAGATCTAGTACCTACCAAAAGTTAGACTTAACTACACAAAAGATTATTTCTATTAccattttttcattattttctcaactTACCAACTCCAACCAATTTTTATGATGtgacatgatataattatgcTTTTCACATATctcatatatatgaaaacaaTGTAACCATTTAAATATCACCGATGTATTTAATTATGCCAACATTATTCAAACAGttaataacatataaacattCAAGGGAAATCATTCATTTGTAACAAGAACATTAACCAaataatcatatcacaaatAATATAGTGCTCAGGAAatctaattaaatcaatttttatAAAGACCCCAATAAATTTCCTACCTCATTTTCAAAGGTAACTCCAAGTTAAGTAAACATACACAAACTACGTATGGCCTCTAGCTCCCCATGAGAATTTTATCACCACTCTCTCTTATTTTTCTCCCCCTGGCCTCTAGCTCATACTAAAAGCAAGGATGAGCCTAAAAGTGATGACACCTAAAAAGAACAAGTCTTAGTGCAATGACACCCAAACAATTGATTAAAAGACAACATGCAAGCACCTCCACTCCTCCTTAGGTTTGATTCAAGTGGTCTGTTAATATTGCAACACCTCAACCCTTGAGATAATTCCATTAGCTACATGTGTTCCACCTCCACCTTGTTTGCATGTAACTTTCTTGCCAGCACAAACCCAAAAGACCAACTACAGTTATAATCAATTGCTTAGGACAACAAGCCCACCTAAAAAACTGCCCAGTTTGCTAACCATGCATAAACCATTTTACTACACACACATTACAGGGGTGAGATTGTGAGAATTATAAGCAATACACAATCCTCTGTCATCTTTCTAACTCAGTAATTTTGGTCACTTTCACATTGTGATatgcataaataaatacaaaccTTTTTACACGTGCTTTCGTGCCTGCAGgaggtatttttttaaaatttaaaatttattttaaaactaaaaaataataataggtagttgtgttccataaaaatatgacatattatctaattttgttttaatataaaaaaaatatgaatttaccatattatcctcatttaattaataatttcaatccTTATttccaagggcattttctggtgttttgaatgtttcaccattctctgccttttgttttatatatactagaCTCTTGGCACATgttcacgcatgtgccaattggttttattttttattttttattttttattttttattttatttttaaaataaaaaaaataaaatgggtagttatgttctataaaagtaggacatattatatgattttgtttttaattttaattttttaatataaaaaataaatttaccatattatcctcatttaattaataatttcaatttttaatgtttcaatTAACCAAtagtattttttggtattttgaatatttcacaattatctgctttttgctttatatatatatatatagataaatatagatatataaaaactatttaaatttaattacattCTATGCTgttattattttctaattacaTTAAATAATTTGAGATGGTTTTGGATCTTTGAGCaatggagattggatttgtgTCGAACAGCGTTTCCAAAAtacacaacaacaacaacaacaacaacaacaaaaacaaaaaaaacaaaaacaaaaacaaaaacaaaataaaacaaaaaaaacaaaaaataaaaaaacaaaaaacaaaaaaaaaaaataaaaaaaaataaaaaaaaatccgacCTGCCGGATTCGAACCAGCGACCTAAGGATAGCTACAAGGATTGATCCCACTACAGTCCTCCGCTCTACCAACTGAGCTAAGGTCGGTTTCATGTTAGATGTGTGCCTTTATTTTCACTTATTCTTTCGGACCATGCAAAGCGGTCCTTTGGATTCAAACCcgccatttttctttcttgttgagttttgagaaTTAGGCTCATTTTGGTTCGAATTTAGAAATTCAAAGAGGAGCCCCCATTggcccaaattttttattatttaaaaaatttcacgtGGGACAGGATGAGTTTCATTTCACAGCATCAATGGCACACAGGCTTTTTAAGAGCAAGTCTAGGAGCTAAGGTTGAATTCAGGCTTTTGAGGGGGTGGTGGTTTGGGCTAAAAAATGGTTTCCAGAAACAAAAGGCAGCCCGGGCAGGGGGTGGGGGCCACCAGACTGGGCCGGCCCTCGGTGGAGTTCGTCACGAGCGCGAGCTCGAGGGCTGGTGATGTCATCGCTAACGCCAGCCCTttagatttgaatttttttttcacgtGTCGGCGTTTGGGTTCTCCGAtctgatttattttccttcaatccaacggcagctaatttttctgcaataaaaaaaatgaaattgaaaaaaaaaagaccaaaaaaattactgaattttttttttcccctctataccttatttccattttaaatgtctttgtccttttactttcatttatttttatattactcaatttacttaagtttacaatgtaaataaggaagtaccccccatttggattcaaataaaaatactagaaaataaaattcccaccaaatcaaaatatgaaaaattagttttagtgcaaaatacgatttaggctaaaaatgatggcttattaagtcaatatatacttcatattaaaatcccataaaatcaagttttcttatttgatgtgtaaggaataaaagccgccaaaaattatcttgagaaaataattattccgaaaaaccatttttcatacttagtcaatattgcacctccACTAAAAAAATTCTGGATCCGCCAGtatctataaataccaacaaatactcttcacttttaacaccaaatcctcatacttttttttcttctataaataccaaccaatacaactaataaaataaaatcttatccgaaaatattatccgatatgaatagtattgacacgtaggagcccaaaaatcttatccgaaaatattattcaaattaattgttttagtaaaaaaagttgtgaaaaaaacaaaaaaatgaatagtatttgccatgacaaagggCAACTGCTAGAAATACACTTTGCTGGGGGTTATGGCAGCCattattcacgtgaatagtagctcCCTTAAGGCTCCCCTTGCCGGCAATGGGCAAACagctggaaatgctctaataagaaaagaaaaaaaaaaaaaatgacagaAGCACATGCGTAACGTAGTATATTAGGAGAAACGTGTTTTCACCAAACATAGATTACGACTTcctttttgtataaaatagaaaaactaccaaaaagagaagaacaaaatcaaaatcccaattTCCCAATTCCAAATTCCTTTGtcatctctctctcgctctccgTGTCTGTGTTTTGCAATGGCAGTTCAGGACACGTTTTACATATCCCATGGATCCCCTACGCTGAGCATCGACGAGTCAATCCCAGCCAGAAAATTCCTCCAGTCATGGAAGCAAAACGTGTATCCAAACAAACCCAATTCCATTCTCATCATCTCCGGCCACTGGGAGACGTCTGTCCCCACCGTCAACGCCATCTCCGGCCGCCACGACACCATCTACGACTTCTACGGCTTCCCCAAGTCCATGTACCAGCTCAAGTACCCCGCTCCGGGCTCCCCCAACCTCGCCGGCCGCGTCAAGGACCTACTCACCGCCTCCGGCTTCCCACGCGTCGATGTCGATGCCAAACGTGGCCTTGACCACGGAGCGTGGGTCCCACTTATGTTCATGTACCCGGAGGCAGACATCCCTGTCTGTCAGCTGTCTATCCAGACAGACAGGGACGCCACTTATCACTACAACATGGGGAGGGCACTGGCCCCACTCAAAAACGAGGGCGTCCTTGTGGTGGGGTCTGGCAGTGCCACTCACAACTTGAGGGCGCTGAGGGAGATcaggggtggtggtggtggtgctgGATCCATTGTTCCGTGGGCCCTGGAGTTCGACACGTGGCTTAAGGATGCTCTGCTTGAAGGGAGGTACGAAGACGTGAACCAGTATGAGGAGAAGGCCCCTTATGCGAAAATGGCTCACCCTTGGCCTGATCACTTCTACCCATTGCATGTGGCCACGGGAGCTGCTGGCTCAGATGCCAAGGCTAAGCTCATTCATGGGAGCTGGGATCTTGGTGCTCTTTCTTATGCCTCCTACCAGTTTACATCACCACCTACCAGCTGAAGATTgacatttgaaatttgaaattctcaCCATTAATTGTAAAAGTGTGATGatctttgtttatgttttgttcattttgaagATTATGTTCTTCAAATAAAAGGTTGGATCTTTGTTGTGAATATTGATCTATCTGGAGTGAGTGTGATTTGGAGGTTTGAGTGTACTCAAATTCAATACAAAACATTGTTAACTTTTCCTACATCAATTACAGTGTGCCCAAATTCAATACAGTAAAATGTTGTGCAAAATCAGATACAAAACTCTGAAAGTGAAGAGCATTGGAACAAGCAAAGCTAACAATTCTATAATTACAAGGCAGCATTTCAGCAGAGATGGTACAAATTGCAGCACAGCATAGGTTGATTTACTTCATTGCTTGTGAAAAGTTTTCAAGATTTCCACACCTTAATGGTGCCATCAACAGAGGAACTTATCATGCAGTTGTCCTTTGGGTGATAACTCACACTTGTTACCTGTCAAACCAAATCCAAAATGCCGTTATTTACCAACAggagaaggaaaacaaaaagacagACAAATCCCATAAGCATTTAGGGTTTCCAAGCAACCTCTTTTGATGGTTTACACTAGTCCTTGTGCTAGAAGCAAAGAACGGACCAAGATGCAGCAATCATGACATAAACTACTCTATCCCCTTACAATCATCATAAATGTTGTAACAGAACACCTCAATGAAACGGGTCAATTTCCAATCGacacccaaaaagaaaaccatgaaAAAATTCTAAGGCAGATGTGAACTTTGTATCACAATGGGTCTCTTCAGTTTCTGTTTCTCCTTGTTCATAAGCCAAGTTTAAGTGATTTTCCAACTTCCTTACCATTTTACATTAAAAACACATAGATGAGAATTAAAATCATATTATCCCCAGAAATTGATAGAAATAGTTGGGTGTTGTCCCCAGAGCACTATTGCCCATGATACTATTTCCAGTCGCATGTTGGAAGTCTGTCTAATTTACGATCTCCACACAACCACTTTATTCAAGTGACACCTCTCCAAGTTCTAAAGGCATTTGGTTAAATTCAGGGGAAGGGAGGATTTTACAAGAAGGAGGACTAACCTCCATCCTTATGACAATGCATCAGAATGAAAAGGTCTACATGCAAGTATGTATCAGTTGGCAatataatgaaagaaaaaaagcttaTACAAAACTAACACAATGAAAGAGCAAAACAGTAaaggaaaatacaaaaaattatacatgtaACTTGTAAGTATGTATCAGTTGGCAATATAATGAATGAAAAGGCTTATACAAAACTAACACCAAGAAGGAGCAAAACAATACAAGGAAAATACGAAGAGGTTTATGTATAAGTACGAATCAATTGGCAAtataatgaaaattaaaagccTATCCAAAATGAacacaaagaaagagagaagaattaaaataaagcaTATAAGAGAAAGAAGCCTTAGAAAGGCAGAAAATGCATCAGAACTAAAATGCTATAATGAAAGAGCAGCACTTATTCTTAAATTTATTGACAAGAGTATCCAAATTATGGAAGTAACAACCTTTTTGAACTGTATTAATCTGTATAAGTCACAggaacattttcttttttcatacaCAAGAAACACAAAGTAAGTAGTAGGGACATTGTGAGCATTGACACAATTTTGATGGAAAAACAACAATGAACGGAGGAAACTAGGCTTTACCACTGACGAATGAGCTCTGAACTTCGTTGCCACAGATGCATCTACCAGATcccagaagaaaatga
Protein-coding regions in this window:
- the LOC18778485 gene encoding extradiol ring-cleavage dioxygenase, which produces MAVQDTFYISHGSPTLSIDESIPARKFLQSWKQNVYPNKPNSILIISGHWETSVPTVNAISGRHDTIYDFYGFPKSMYQLKYPAPGSPNLAGRVKDLLTASGFPRVDVDAKRGLDHGAWVPLMFMYPEADIPVCQLSIQTDRDATYHYNMGRALAPLKNEGVLVVGSGSATHNLRALREIRGGGGGAGSIVPWALEFDTWLKDALLEGRYEDVNQYEEKAPYAKMAHPWPDHFYPLHVATGAAGSDAKAKLIHGSWDLGALSYASYQFTSPPTS